A stretch of DNA from Solenopsis invicta isolate M01_SB chromosome 5, UNIL_Sinv_3.0, whole genome shotgun sequence:
GTGCCAGCTGTCTTGCAGCATTCATTATAAGTCTTTACGATTCTTTATAAATTAGtcatgttgcaatatttatgttattgttTCTGAAACGTTTATACGATTCCGTAtactttaatttgattattgagTAATAACTTTAGGTCATTAAACGTGTATACAACTGCAAATATTGTTGAGTAGAAATCCCAAGTCGGAAAAAATCATAGCTCTGTTGAGAAGACTACTTTATCATAGTAATAGGATATATTACATGGATTCTATGTGTCATGCAATTCGGTGTAACGTGCCGGATTTGTACACTCGCGCGTCGAGAATCCAAAAAAGCCAGTATAATTATATACCGATATTTATTCAATTGCAAAAAcctgaaataatttctttgcttccaATAAACATTAACGTCTACAATGAGATTGTAAagtcgtaaaaaaaatgaacatgGCGGATGATGATATTCAATAACTACAGtctaacaaagataaaaaaatatgagtaaTACTTTTTAATGTCCTACAACATGTCCAAAGTTCATCAAAATCGGTAAGAAACAGTTACAACCGTTACCTGGTTAAAAATAAATCTCCGAAcgcattaaaattgattttttatttgggCTTCAATAGTAGATCTAAATAGCCAGTGCAGAAACATGCTGTCATCTCATTGCGAAAAGAAATTTGCTGTGAAAATATACATTCATAGTAAGATGACAGTCTGTTTTCATACCGACTATTTAGAGATATCATCGAAAGTCGACTAAATAGAATAccaattttaatgcaaaaagttcaattttaattataaactttttaacaattaaattatcattaaaataatttataagaaacgGCAATTACCATGATATCCTGTATGTTACAACATAATGAGGATGACCTAATAATAAAGTCAAAACGTCTGTATTTATGTATTGTcgttgattattattaataatattagcacGTATACCCGGTCTGACTCTACATTCcttctttttaacaaatgtaataaaattttattatcgaaGTTAATCAGTGGTAAAAGAATTATATGacttaaaaatttgtaactttttataataaatgtatatagaaaatttatgtatGAAGCTTTGAGAATATTCCAAATATTCTGGAACTCCAAATtctttgaaaagtaaaattattcagGCCCATGGAATAAGTGATTTTCAGTAATTaacaaacaagaaaaaaataaatatcaaaacaaattgcactttttaacattttgatgtaaaagttaatttttcttttcatgagCCTCAACGTTGTTTTGCTCGCATATAAAACGTTTCAGTTCTGTTTTTAAAATCCAGTGTTTTTAAGTAAATGCTTTATgagaatcaattattaaataaaaatattaacccTATTTCTCCACACATGGGTATACACCCTATGTGATTTTTTACACAGTAAcacttttacaatataatttaaaaattaaaattaaggttaaataaaagtataattgtcCAAAGTacttatttttgcgaatttttgcaatataatttataagattgTAATTAATagagacaaaaatatttttaattcgggtCCTGTTTATCATCTATATCAGACTCTGAggtaacaatttattataatataagataaaaagtaTGGTTTCTTTTCAGAGATATAGCGTCTCAAAGTTAGAGGCTTCAATAAACCCTTAACTGGGAAggaaatgtaacaaaaaataaatttagggAGCAAGGGTTAATTTGGAATaggaaaaaaatacaatatttttacgaaATGGTTActgtttagaaatattaagtataaataagGGTCACTGATTCAAAAATTGACTTATGAAAATAACACATACGTTCTAGGCAAATAATTTTCTGAATCACatcttttgcatattttttacaaaatcactGGAACCTCGTAATAGAGTATGGTTATAGGttctgtattttataaataatgtggtAACACCCCCACTTCACTATTAAACTGTGAAAACCATGAAATGTGCCAAACGCGATTCTATCTTCACATACGACGCATGTGCGTCGTATGTAATGGGAACGCATATAGAGGGGAGATTTTTCGAGCTATTTCGGGgtaacttagaaaaaaatttcagttAGTTCTGCGCGAGGAACTTGTGACGATATTGAAGCAAAGATAGAGCTAATCGTTAATGTCTGGACCTGCTATCAACGAGTTCAGAACTTGACGCTTTTTGGAATTCGTGATATTGCAATTCTATACTTGAGTCAGGAATCCATAAACCgttaaagaagaagaagaagcaaaGTTAGAGAGAAAAAGGAGAATTCAAAAAGGAAAACAGTCTAAATCAGGTGGTTATTTtgtcaagaaataattttaccaCGTGATTGATTCCGGTGATTCGGTGAACCCGGAGAGGATGATCTTGAGGGTCGGTGCCAAAATGAAAAGAGAGGAGACAGAGAGATCGCGGCCAGTCTTCTAAGTAGACATTAATATTAAGATTCTAATAATCGTGATTCGATTTGGAAGACtatgagagaaaaaagtatAGCTTCGAGAACCATCTAAAGCGAACATCTACCTCCAAGGCCAGTTAGGACGCAAGCGAGTCGGGTGGCGAAAAAACTATCTCCGGGTCGATTCGTTTGCTAAACGAGAAATAGAGCACAATGTACTGGCACGCTAAGAAACGGAACATGGCTTGAAAAAAACATCTCAAAAGTGTGAACGCAACCCATCTCTTGGAGGATCTCTGAACCTCTTTCTTCATCTTTTAGGTTAATTCactatttattgtatttataattgcgCATATAAAACTTATATCTATTCGAAAGATGTTCTGACACTTCGGTTGACACAAAGCATTATCGAAAAGTGACTCGAAGATCGTGAATTAGAGCTTGTAATGAGAGGAACTTGCGGTTATTTCCATTATTTGTAATAGTGTcgaatatttacatttacatatgtatatgatcATATAATCTATctgagtaaaattattatacttggTGGTTTTTTGCGGATGTTTATTTGTCGATTTCATATGGTTATCTCTCAGAATTGTTACAAGTTTTAATGCAATTACTTATTACACTTGTTTGCAACTCGTCGATTAGCAAAAAAGTACAAAGTGAAAATGGAGGAAACGATACATATGCAAGTTGAAGACAATTCGCCCTCAATAGAGCACATCTTACGTCCAATATCATACATCTCCTGGCTCATGGGTTTCGGCGTTGCACATCCACGACAGAGTCCTAAAATTGTAACGATAATCATACGTATCATTCACTTGGCCGtgtgttttattaatttggtaTACATGATAATTATGTTAAGAAACTATGCAGCCCGTTTCAACTCCGTTTTAAATGCATTCAACGATATATTTCACTTGATGTACCTTATAGACCTCTTGATTCATTATGTGTCAGCGTCTTACTACGTTTATTATGGAATCAGTCAGTACGACAAATGGCTAGAGCTAATGGACAGAATAAAGGAGCTCGATCAGAAGATCAGGGGGGAAACATCTATGCATGACCAACCAATAAGAAACGTACACATGATAGCGATTGTTGCAACTTTGACTGGTTCTCTTGTGAACCCGATACTATACCTGTATTATAACCTGTTAAATGCAGAAACTTTTTTGACGTGCTATATGACAGCCCAGTGGTTGTTCAACAGCTCCGTTTTTGACGTTATCGTCTATGTGTTGTATTGCAGAATACAAACGATAAATAAATCGATAAGCCAATTGGATAAGTTATCCGATTATGTACCATGGATCGCGTTCAAGATTAGACGCATCAGAGAATTGCATAATGGTAAGTTTCTCCGAAAAtgatatcttttataatattgcgGTATGAATAAATACATGGTTATAGAAGTAGTTCAGTTCAACCTAGAGATTTTAGTGATACTgatattataatcaaataaaatacagTTGAATCATTATTTAGGTATTTGTGATCTCTTCACCGAGATAAACGATATTCACaacgtttatctttttttctactcGACGAACTGCTTTACCACAGTCATGGTTAGGATGTTCGTCAACTACAAGGTTATCGTGGAAACATACGACTACATCCAAGTAATACTAAGTATTTATTGCATTCTGTATGTCACGCAATTTGGTCTAACATGTTGGATTTGCACGCTCGCAAGTGAAGAATTCCAAAAAACCGGACCATTAATATATGAATTTGTACTGAATACCAAATACTTGAACAGAAACTGTGTTAGAAACGAGGTCAATGATTTTTCAATTCAGCTGCAACAGCATCGAGTAGCATTTACAGCCTgcaatttcttcgaaataaacAGTGCTTTTTTCAGTTGTGTGAGTacatacttaatttatttacttcattataatttacgaaaaattaGTTCAAACTGCAGTGTAAGAAGTACCTAACAAagcaattaaataatgtaaacttatttTTCAGTTCATCGGGGTTATGGTCACTTATTTACTAGTCTTCATTCAATTTTATGAAACAGCCAGAGACCTTGGAATACTTGAATGAATGTTTTACcgaacatatatattttaagattcacTGACACAAAGACCTTTTTACTAGAACTTAGTGTTTTTTATTGACGATGATTGTttctaaacataaaaaattgataataaaaacaaataagggAAACGAATCTTATAAAGTCTATAAAGTGGCGATTGTATTATACtcgtatattaaaatttttgtaagtatCTTTGATGCTTGGATTAGAACGAAAGAAATAGCATACAAATGTGATGAATGCAAGTGGAGTGCTGAAAGATCATAACGTTGTCGGATAAAAGAttcaaaaagatattaaaaaatatttaataataaattaaaaaagaaatgtgagTTTAAAGAATTATGTATCCGCTTAAACGATTTAGATGTCGTGTGTACATGTGATGCGTGTCATACGTGACATACGAGTATGTACGTATTTTAGaagtatgtgcgtgcgtgtgtccAAATATCTATAAACAATGTTGCACGCTCGACTTTAAGAATCGTTGCTATGATAATTGCTACatattaatatgaaaagaataattaataaaattaacttaagatagcatatgaaaattttcttgtcatttcaaattttccgaaaactgaaattatttaactatataaaaatgAGTGATTTTCATTAAAGGACAAACAGAAAAAATCGAGCATcacaaaaaataagtaaaaacaaataatctttttatatcctGATGCAAAAATAATGTCCTTTAAAAGACTTTCAACGTTGTTTCGCTCGCATGTAATGCGTCTCAGTTTTTCTATCAAAATCCAGTCTTTTAGTTccccaaaataaataattttggggaaaacaatttttaaataaaaacaaatattcagatattaatttagaataaaaataaaattcatttacaatatttttacaaaatattcacTGTTCACAAAGATTATATTATGGATCACTGATGTGCTATAAAAAAATCGACGCTATGCTATTCATAGAAAAATTAACGGCCTTGACCGCTTCAGAATACAAAGATATCTCCCGCtgcaaattttttcttgtaagtGATAAGGAGACGGCGAATCCTTTGAGATTTTGAGAAATTTCTATGTATAGAAGTCGATAAAAATTCATTCGATGATTTCaggataaaattaatttaaatacttttaataatattttgaaatattaatcattaaagaattatatcgtgtagtatattctttttatgctcatcgaatttatttcttattaatgcATAACATACATGTTATTAAACAGAAACAGTgtgaaaaaatagtatttttagcaaaaaaatataaaaaagttgttttcAATTTGTgcacaaaatattaaaaggtACATGATACAGAATAATTAACGTAATACTCGCCACTCCCAAGTGAAAACCGTGACACGTGCGAGAAGCGCAAGTGTATCACTATATTCGTTATCTCACATACTTCTCAGGTTGTAATCGATATTACGTAATGAAAATGCGTATAGAGGGAGTTTTTTCGAGCTATTTTTTCGAGGTGATCTCAGTGAGTTCTGCGTTGCGAGCAGCTTTAATACAGTTAATAGTCATACTCGCTTACGATTAGCAAGAAGATACAAAACGAAAATGGAGGAAACAATACATATGCAAGTTCAAAACAATTCGCACTCAATACAACACATCTTACGTCCGATATCGTACATCTCCTGGCTCATGAGTTTCGGCGCTGCACATCCGCGAAAATTTCCCAAGTTTGTAACAATAATCATACGTGTCTTTCACTTGACCGTGTGTATCAGAAGCATGATGTATACGATAAATTACGGCAGCGATGGCATAATGGCaatctacaattttaaaaattaccacAATATAATAAAGTTCTTGGACTGCATGCACTGTGTAATTACTTATGCGTTgagatattattacatttattatgggaTTAGTCAGTGCGACAAGTGGTTGGAGCTGATGTACAGACTGGAGAAACTCGATCAGAAGATCAGGATGGAAATATCTATGGATGACAAACCCATAAAAAACGTTCAAATGATAGCGATTGTTGCAACTTTGGCTTGCTCTTTTTTGATCCCGACAATGGACGTCCTGTATTATGACCggatatattcaaaattttttgtgactTACTATCTGATAGCCCAGGAGTTGTTCAACAGCTTTGTTTTTAACATTATCGTCTATGTGTTGTATTGCAGAATACAATCGATAAATAAATCTATAGGTCAATTGGATAATTTATCCGATTATGCACCATGGATCGCGTTCAAGATTAGACGCATCAGAGGATTGCATAGTAGTAAGTTACtccaaaaattatatcttctaTACTACTGCGGTATAAACGAATACATGGCTATAGATGTAGTTCAGTATAAGAGATTTCAATGTTATTGATATTATAGTCAAATGAAATATAATCGAATCATTATTTAGGTATTTGTGATCTCGTCACCAAGGTAAACGATATTTACGGCGTTTATCTCTTTCTCTGCTCGACGAAGTGTATCACAGCTGCAAATGCAATGCTCTTCAGCTACGTAGGTCTCGTGGAAAATAACTACTACATAATAATTAGAGAAGAAATTAATTGGATTCTGTATGTCACGCTATTTGGTTTAATGTGTCGGATTTGCACGCTCGCAAGTGAAGAATTCCAAAAGACCGGAACATTAATATATGGATTTGTTCTGAATTCCAAATACTTGAACGAAGACTGTGTTAGAAATGAAGTCAATGATTTTTCAATTCAGCTGCAACAGCATCAAGTAGCATTTACTGCCAGtaatttcttcgaaataaacAATGCTCTGTTCAGTTGGGTAAGTACATACTTAAGTTAATTActtcattataatttacaaaaaattagttTTCAAACTGCAGTGTAAATAGTACTAACAAAGCAATTAAATGATGTAAACTTATTTTTCAGTTCGTCGGggttatcattaattatttaataccaTTAATTCTATCGTATGATACACCTACCAATTGTCCGATGCACGTGTATAATCcgaagaaaaacaaattataagatAGCGTTTATAACTCCATTAAACGTTTGTACATGATTCATACTGGAAAATTGTACGACTACAAAGTTAATGTCGATTATGCAactatttatagtttttaatatatttataacatctaTATAACTATGTAAACATTAGTCTACATATATGTATTCATTTGAAGTTTTTATAACGTCTGTACGACTAtgtacaaattaattgttatataatattcatttttaatttttttaacgtctAAACGACTTCATTATGTGCTAGCTGTCTTGCAGCATTCATTATAAGTCTTTACGATTCTTTATAAATTAGtcatgttgcaatatttatgtcattgtttttgaaacgtttatacAATTTACGTTTATACGAtactttaacttgatttttgaGTCATAATTTTAGGTCATTAAACGTGTATACAACTGCAAATATTGTTGAGTAGAAATCCCAAGTCGGAAAACGTCATAGCTCTGTTGTAAGAAGACtactttatttactttatcACGGTAATAGGATATATTACATGGATTCTATGTCATGCAATTCAGTGTAACGTCCCGGATTTGTATACTTGCGCGTTGGGAATCCAAAATAGCCAGCATAATTATATACCAATagttattcaattaaaaaaacctGACGTAACTTCTTTGCTTCCATAAAACATTAACGTCTACAATGAGATTGTAAAGTCGTAAAGGAGATAAACATTGCGGATGATCATATTGTATAACTACAATCTaacacagataaaaaaaatatgagtaatTCTTTTAATCTCCTACAACATGTACAAAGTTCATCAAAATTGGTAAGGGACAGTTACAACCGTTACTTGGTTAAAAACAAATCTCCGAACGCattaaaagtgattttttaTTTGGGCTTCAATAGTAGACCTAAATAGTCAGTGCGGGAACATACTGTCATCTCACTGCAAAAAGAATTTGCTGTGAAAATATACCTTCAAAGTAAGACGACAGTCTATTTTCATACCGACTATTTAGAGACATCATTAGAAGTCGACTAAATAGAATACCAATTTTAGTTTTGCATTAAgttcaatttcaattataaatttttaacagttaaattatcattaagataatttataaaaaacggCAATTACCATAATACTCTGTATGTAACAACATAATAAGGATGACCTAACAATAAAGTCAAAACGTCTGTACTTATGTATTGTcgttgattattattaataatattagcatGTATACCCGATCTGACTTatgtattcctttttttttgacaaatgtaataaaattttattatcgaaGTTAATCACtggtaaaagaattatttgataaaaaaatttgtgaccttttataataaatgtatacgagtatagaaaatttatgtatgtatgaaGCTACGAGAATATTCCGAATATTCCGGAATtccaaattctttaaaaagtaaaatttttcaggCCCATGCAGTAAGTGATTTTCAGTAAGGAACAAAcaagacaaaataaatatcgaaaaaaattgcactttttattattttgatgtataagttaattttcttttccatGCGCCTCTACATTGTTTTATTTGCATGTAAGACGTTTCAGTTCTGTTTTCAAAATCCAGTGTTTTTAAGTAAATGCTTTATGAGAAgtcgattattaaataaaaacatttcctATTTCTCCACACATGGGTATATACCCTATGCGATTTTTTACActgtaacttttataatatactttagAGATTGAAATAAGggtgaaataaaagtaaaattccaaaaataagtCCAAAGTACttacttttgcaaatttttgcaatacaattatttaaaaaattataattaataaagacaaaaatatttttgatttgtgtcttatttattatttatatcagaCTGAGGTAtcgatttattatattataaaataaaaagtatggTTTCTATTCAGAGATATTGCGTGTCAAAATTACAGGCTTCATCAAACCCATAACTGGAGAGgagatgtaacaaaaaataaatttggggAGCTAGGGTTAATTTGGAATaggaaaaaaatacaatatttttacaaaatggtTACTGCTTagaaatattaagtataaataagGGTCACTGATTCAAAAATTGGCTTATGAAAATAACAGGTATGTTTTAGGCAAATGATTTTCTGAATCATatcttttgcatattttttacaaaatcactATAACTTCGTAATAGAATATCGTTATAGGTTCTGTATCTTATAAATAAAGTGATAACACTCCCACTTCACTTTCAAATTGTGAAAACCATGAAATGTGTCAAACGCGGTTGCATGTTCACGTACGACGCATGCGTTGTGTTtgatgaaaagaaaatttagagAGGGGTTTTCGATTTACGTATTTCGAGGTAACTTAGCGAAAGATTTCAGTAAGTCTTGCGCTAGGAACTTGTGGGGATATTGGAGCAAAGATAGAGCTAATCGTTAACGTGTCTGGACCTGATATCAACGAGTTCAGAACTTGACGCTTTTTGGAATTCGTGATACTGCAATTCTATACTTGAGTCAGGAATCCATAAACcgttaaagaagaaaaagaagcaaagttagagagaaaaagaagaattcGAAAAGAAAAACAGTCTAAATCGGGTAGTTATGCTGTCGAGAAATAATTTTACCACGCGACTGATTCCGGTGATTCGGTCAACCCAGATGGGATGATTTTGCGGGTCGGTGCAACAAAATGAGAAGAGAGGAGACAGTGAGATCGCGACCAGTATTCTAAGTAGACATTAATATTAAGAGTCTGATATCGTGATTCGGCTGCAATTTGGAGGAGAGTGGCAGAAAGAAGCGTAGCTTCGAGAATCGTTCCAGAGCAAAGCGAGCGAACATCCACCTCCAAGGTCAGTTAGCAAGCGAGTCAGGTGGCGAAGGAACTATCTTCAGGTCGATTCGTTTGCTAAACGAGAAATAGAGCACAATGTACTAGCACGCTAAGAGACGGAACATGGCTTGAAGAAAACATCTCAAAAGTGTGAACGCAACCCATCTCTTGGAGGATCTCTGAACCTCTTTCTTCATCTTTTAGGTCAATTCactatttattgtatttacagTTGCGCATATAAAACTTATATCTATTCGAAAGATGTTCTGACACGTCGGTTGACACAAAGCATTATCGAAAAGTGACTCGAAGATCGTGAATTAGAGCTTGTAATGAGAGAAACTTGCGGTTATTTCCATTATTTGTAATAGTGTcgaatatttacatttacatatgtatatgatcATATAATCTATctgagtaaaattattatacttggTGGTTTTTTGCGGATGTCCATTTGTCGATTTTATATAGTTATCTCTAAGAATTGTTAGAAGTTTTAATGCAATTACTTATTATACTTGTTTGCAACTCGTCGATTAGCAAAAAAGTACAAAGTGAAAATGGAGGAAACGATACATATGCAAGTTGAAGACAATTCGCCCTCAATAGAGCACATCTTACGTCCAATATCATACATCTCCTGGCTCATGGGTTTCGGCGTTGCACATCCACGAAAGGGTCCTAAAATTGTAACGATAATTATACGTATCATTCACTTGGCCGtgtgttttattaatttggtatacatgataaaaatgttagaaaacTATGCAGCCGATTTGGGAGTAAGCTTCGTTTTAGATGCATTCAACAATATATTTCACTTGATGTACCTTATGGATCTCCTGATTTATTATGTGTCAGCGTCTTACTACGTTTATTTTGGAATCAGTCAGTACGACAAATGGCTAGAACTAATGGACAGAATAAAGGAGCTCGATCAGAAGATCAGGGGGGAAACATCTATGCATGACCAACCAATAAAAAACGTACACATGATAGCGATTGTTGCAATTTTGGCTGGTTCTCTTGTGAACCCGATACTATACCTGTATTATAACCTGTTAAATGCAGAAACTTTTTTGACGTGCTATATGACAGCCCAGTGGTTGTTCAACAGCTCCGTTTTTGACGTTATCGTCTATGTGTTGTATTGCAGAATACAAACGATAAATAAATCGATAAGCCAATTGGATAAGTTATCCGATTATGAACCATGGATCGCGTTCAAGATTAGACGCATCAGAGAATTACATAATGGTAAGTTTCTCCGAAAAtgatatcttttataatattgcgGTATGAATAAATACATGATTATAGAAGTAGTTCAGTTCAACCTAGAGATTTTAGTGATACTgatattataatcaaataaaatacagTTGAATCATTATTTAGGTATTTGTGATCTCTTCACCAAGATAAACGATATTCACaacgtttatctttttttctactcGACGAACTGCTTTACCACAGTCATGGTTAGGATGTTCGCCAACTACAAGGTTATCGTGAAAAGATACGACTACATCccaataatatcaaatatttattgcattcaGTATGTCACGCAATTTGGTCTAACATGTTGGATTTGCACGCTCGCAAGTGAAGAATTCCAAAAAACCGGACCATTAATATATGAATTTGTACTGAATACCAAATACTTGGACAAAAACTGTATTAGAAACGAGGTCAATGATTTTTCAATTCAGCTGCAACAGCATCGAGTAGCATTTACAGCCTgcaatttcttcgaaataaacAATGCTCTGTTCCGTTGTGTGAGTACATACTTAATTGATTTACTTCATTATAATTTACGGAGAATTAGTTCAAACTGAAGTGTAAATAGTACTAACAAAGCAATTAAATGATGTATACTTATTTTTCAGTTCATCGGGGTTATTGTCACTTATTTACTAGTCTTCATTGAATCTTATGAAGCAGTCAGAGACCTTGAAATACTTGAATGAATGTTTTACcgaacatatatattttaagattcacTGACACAAAGACCTTTTTACTAGAACTTAGTGTTGTGTATTGACGATGATTGTTTTTAAacatagaaaattaataataaaaacaaataaaagaaacaaatctTAGAAAGTCTATAAAGTGGCGATTgtactatatattaaaatttttataagtatctTTGATGcttaaattgaaacaaaagaaatagaatacaaaaaatgataaatgtaaGTTGTAGTGCTGAAAGAGCATAACGTTATCCGATAAAAGATtcgaaaagatattaaaaaatatttgatgatAGATTAAAAACTACAGAGGAGAAATGTGAATTTAAAGGACTATTGATATGTATCCGCTTAAAAGATTTAGATGACGTGTGTACATGTGATGCGTATCATGCGTGACACTTGTATGTATTATGGAAGTATGTGGGTGCGTGTGTccaaatatctataaataatgtTGCACGCTCGGCTTTAAGTATCGTTGCGATGATAATTGCTACATATTAATATGGAaagagtaattaataaaattaacttaagatAGCATATGAAAACCTTCTTGtcatttcaaattttccaaaaactaaaattattatctgTATAAATATGAGTGATTTTCATTAAAGGACAAACAGAAAAAATTGGGCATCACAAAAAATAAGTAAcatcaaataatctttttatatcctGATGCAAAAATAATGTCCTTTCCAAGAATCTCAACGTTGTTTC
This window harbors:
- the LOC113003084 gene encoding uncharacterized protein LOC113003084, which encodes MEETIHMQVEDNSPSIEHILRPISYISWLMGFGVAHPRQSPKIVTIIIRIIHLAVCFINLVYMIIMLRNYAARFNSVLNAFNDIFHLMYLIDLLIHYVSASYYVYYGISQYDKWLELMDRIKELDQKIRGETSMHDQPIRNVHMIAIVATLTGSLVNPILYLYYNLLNAETFLTCYMTAQWLFNSSVFDVIVYVLYCRIQTINKSISQLDKLSDYVPWIAFKIRRIRELHNGICDLFTEINDIHNVYLFFYSTNCFTTVMVRMFVNYKVIVETYDYIQVILSIYCILYVTQFGLTCWICTLASEEFQKTGPLIYEFVLNTKYLNRNCVRNEVNDFSIQLQQHRVAFTACNFFEINSAFFSCFIGVMVTYLLVFIQFYETARDLGILE